One genomic region from Jilunia laotingensis encodes:
- a CDS encoding fibronectin type III domain-containing protein yields MTSMKIKQFLKQTLWFVLFLLLIAGCEEDHEPMVYPPTLVTSQPTGLTRFEAILTGTAVKNPASVAECKIGFLVSESSTLTLENAVEAVASTENNNQYSAVIEGLQSGKTYYYCIYASSGTSIAKGDVQEFQTLSSVPPVLGSTTASETTENSVLLGGELRDNGGHDVTERGFCYKIYTKEGDEPTEYDKKVKVAKDAKAFTVTATELKPQTTYIVRSYAVNQKGTGYGTSTTFITQEEKKPRIVCEAATEVSATTAHLTVSNVDDCGFEITERGFCFSIENPTPTTDNLKETLEEEDDFRITLEALSENTTYYVRAYAVNEKGTGYSNAIEFTTQKLQKATLGQPQITDITYTTAKVSATRDVPAETEVTEQGFCYSKLSTHPGIDGDHVTLSKDQTTLSATLTLDEGTRYYITAYAITRDGTYYSAAAQFSTSQTKTPTLEKPVAGGIDETFATITGQVTNNGGADIDEKGICWSDALHAPTVGNLKLEDSSEGSNINLRLTDLKAGTQYYVRAYAHNKNGYAYSETMEFTTKQTYKPTVEALSFSNIFETTAQVTAEVSSDGGTPITGQGVCYSTTTSTPTLDDSNVIATLNGTTLSANLDGLEKGTTYHVRAYAENKNGISYSPVRDLKTIRNSEPTVAALQTTVIGDDHATLQATIASNGGLEITERGFIYSQTIASPTLDDEEITILKSTDKTDIFSASMKGLPYTTLYYVRAYARNSIGVAYSSPIYFTTITSYVPSPNAPSVATESITAHEAIVTGSIANDGGAEVTETGFWYSPNATSEASEKNGIMVKASPTDANAEFSCKLEKLGTYTYYYVRTYARNKNGIAFSSSYATFTTLQADPDAGDNPTPDI; encoded by the coding sequence ATGACAAGTATGAAAATAAAACAATTTCTAAAACAAACCTTATGGTTCGTCCTCTTCTTGCTCCTCATAGCAGGATGCGAAGAGGATCACGAGCCAATGGTATATCCCCCTACACTGGTCACCAGCCAACCTACAGGACTGACACGCTTTGAAGCCATCCTCACCGGGACGGCTGTGAAGAATCCTGCCAGTGTCGCTGAGTGCAAAATAGGATTTCTGGTATCCGAATCGTCCACTTTGACATTGGAAAATGCCGTAGAGGCAGTAGCCTCCACAGAGAACAATAACCAATATTCAGCCGTCATCGAAGGTCTTCAATCCGGAAAGACGTATTACTATTGCATCTATGCCAGTAGCGGCACGAGCATTGCCAAAGGAGATGTACAGGAGTTCCAAACGCTTTCGAGTGTACCACCCGTATTAGGAAGCACTACGGCCTCTGAAACAACCGAGAACAGCGTATTGCTGGGCGGAGAGTTGAGAGATAACGGAGGGCATGATGTCACCGAACGAGGGTTCTGCTACAAAATATATACAAAAGAAGGTGACGAACCGACCGAATATGATAAGAAGGTGAAAGTAGCAAAAGACGCGAAAGCTTTTACTGTGACGGCTACCGAACTGAAACCTCAGACTACGTACATAGTACGGTCATATGCCGTCAATCAAAAAGGAACGGGATACGGTACAAGCACTACGTTCATCACGCAGGAAGAAAAAAAGCCACGGATCGTCTGCGAAGCAGCAACCGAAGTATCCGCCACTACCGCACATCTGACAGTCTCCAACGTGGATGATTGCGGTTTTGAAATCACCGAACGCGGGTTCTGCTTCAGCATCGAAAATCCTACTCCGACAACAGACAACCTGAAAGAAACCTTGGAAGAGGAAGATGACTTCCGCATTACGCTGGAAGCACTGAGTGAAAATACAACGTACTATGTACGCGCGTATGCCGTCAACGAAAAGGGAACGGGCTACAGTAACGCCATCGAGTTCACAACCCAAAAGTTACAGAAAGCGACACTCGGTCAACCACAGATAACGGATATCACCTATACTACCGCCAAAGTTTCCGCCACCAGGGATGTACCTGCCGAAACGGAAGTAACGGAACAAGGATTCTGTTATAGCAAGCTCTCTACCCATCCGGGGATAGACGGTGATCATGTCACCTTATCTAAGGATCAGACAACACTTTCGGCAACATTGACATTGGATGAAGGTACACGTTATTACATCACTGCTTACGCAATCACACGGGACGGAACTTACTATAGTGCCGCTGCGCAATTCAGTACCAGCCAAACCAAGACACCCACTCTTGAAAAACCCGTTGCCGGTGGAATCGATGAAACATTTGCCACGATTACAGGGCAAGTTACCAATAACGGAGGTGCAGACATAGACGAAAAAGGCATTTGCTGGAGTGATGCTTTACATGCTCCTACCGTAGGGAATCTTAAACTGGAAGACTCTTCCGAAGGGAGCAATATCAACCTTCGCTTGACCGATTTGAAGGCCGGTACGCAATATTATGTAAGGGCATATGCCCACAATAAAAACGGTTACGCATACAGCGAAACAATGGAGTTTACTACAAAGCAAACTTATAAGCCGACCGTGGAAGCCCTTTCTTTCAGCAACATTTTTGAGACTACTGCACAAGTGACGGCAGAGGTAAGCAGTGATGGCGGAACACCCATTACCGGACAAGGAGTTTGTTACAGTACCACAACATCGACTCCGACATTGGATGATTCCAATGTAATCGCTACCTTGAACGGAACTACGCTCTCAGCAAATCTGGATGGATTGGAAAAAGGGACTACCTATCATGTCCGCGCATATGCTGAAAATAAGAATGGCATCAGCTATAGCCCGGTACGCGACCTAAAAACAATCAGGAACAGCGAACCAACCGTAGCCGCTTTACAAACGACAGTCATCGGTGATGACCATGCCACATTACAGGCCACCATTGCAAGCAACGGTGGATTGGAAATCACCGAACGCGGCTTCATCTACTCACAGACCATCGCTTCTCCTACATTGGACGATGAAGAGATAACGATACTGAAATCTACAGACAAGACGGATATCTTCAGTGCCTCCATGAAAGGATTACCTTACACTACCCTGTACTATGTACGTGCGTATGCTCGTAACAGCATCGGAGTGGCCTATAGCTCGCCTATCTACTTCACTACCATCACCAGCTATGTCCCTTCTCCGAACGCACCTTCCGTAGCGACAGAGAGCATTACCGCGCATGAAGCCATCGTGACCGGGAGTATCGCAAATGACGGAGGGGCAGAAGTCACCGAAACCGGTTTCTGGTACAGTCCGAATGCCACCTCTGAAGCATCGGAAAAAAATGGTATAATGGTAAAAGCCTCCCCGACAGATGCCAACGCAGAGTTCAGCTGCAAGCTTGAAAAATTGGGCACATATACTTATTATTATGTCCGCACGTACGCGCGCAATAAAAACGGTATCGCCTTCAGCAGCAGTTACGCCACATTTACAACGCTTCAAGCCGATCCGGACGCGGGAGACAATCCTACTCCGGATATATAA
- a CDS encoding leucine-rich repeat domain-containing protein, with amino-acid sequence MIGCKYSYCDTLETVTLPSTINHIGVAAFAFSKLKSITIPEGIDSIAAGMFQGCEKLETVQLPATVKQVNGKKSYNLRYYSYNEYSKKWNYETRQIQQFGAFSECKNLKNIQFPEKVTSIGDYAFYECSKLQSVSLPQATTVGSYAFSECRKLQTASLPKVETIWENAFSSCGNLTEISLPVTKTIGTYAFYYCSQLKKVHLGQITDIGDQAFQYCNRLTYLQIPATLNTIGSGAFGSSEFTSVEWNASIEIPANTFRNVRYLFIPDGITGNNANATYIIRNGIADTFTAETSSRQEEDNKWIEVYEIPKAFKAKKATYNRRFTQTSGVGEAAGWETIVLPFDADKFIYTGYSYDSGENIPLAPFGSEALQIEGTRPFWLYEMTTEGPKAAMTIEAHKPYLICMPNNNKYPNSSNISGNVNFIGEDETNGVLISETEGKLQTAKGKDYNLVPTYQTVQQNESVYQLNIGNWYDEYKPGSVFVKNGGSIQPFYAYATPASNQAAQAPFFSISFGDGGITGLEEELLMAPDKAVKATSNNGILSIESNKSRIINLYDAAGRTIRTLELQEGTNTVTDLEDGIYFLEGQKVLINH; translated from the coding sequence ATAATCGGTTGTAAATACAGTTATTGTGACACATTGGAAACCGTCACTCTGCCTTCTACAATAAATCATATCGGAGTGGCTGCCTTCGCCTTCTCCAAATTAAAATCCATCACTATTCCGGAAGGGATTGATAGCATTGCTGCGGGCATGTTCCAGGGGTGTGAGAAACTTGAAACAGTACAATTGCCTGCCACTGTCAAACAGGTCAATGGAAAAAAATCTTATAATCTTAGATATTACAGTTATAATGAATATAGTAAAAAATGGAATTATGAAACACGACAAATCCAACAGTTCGGTGCCTTCTCCGAATGCAAGAATCTAAAAAATATCCAATTCCCCGAAAAGGTTACCTCCATCGGAGATTATGCATTTTATGAATGCAGCAAACTTCAGTCCGTTTCGCTACCACAAGCCACTACAGTCGGATCTTATGCATTCTCCGAATGCAGAAAACTTCAGACCGCTTCATTGCCAAAAGTGGAAACTATTTGGGAAAATGCATTCTCCTCCTGTGGAAATCTTACCGAAATCTCTTTGCCTGTAACTAAAACTATTGGAACATATGCATTCTACTACTGTAGCCAACTAAAGAAAGTTCATTTAGGCCAAATTACAGATATCGGTGACCAAGCTTTTCAATATTGCAATAGGTTGACATATCTTCAAATACCTGCAACCTTAAATACAATCGGTTCAGGGGCCTTTGGCTCTTCTGAGTTCACCTCAGTAGAATGGAATGCTTCTATCGAAATCCCCGCAAACACATTCCGTAACGTCCGTTACCTGTTTATTCCCGATGGCATAACTGGTAATAATGCAAATGCCACCTATATCATCCGCAACGGCATAGCCGATACATTCACCGCAGAAACAAGCAGCCGCCAAGAAGAAGATAATAAATGGATTGAGGTTTACGAAATCCCCAAAGCCTTCAAAGCTAAGAAAGCCACATATAACCGCCGCTTTACCCAGACCAGCGGAGTAGGAGAAGCAGCCGGATGGGAAACCATCGTATTGCCATTCGATGCAGATAAGTTCATTTATACCGGTTATTCTTACGATAGTGGTGAAAATATTCCTTTGGCTCCTTTCGGCAGCGAAGCGTTGCAAATTGAAGGCACTCGCCCGTTCTGGCTGTACGAGATGACCACGGAGGGGCCGAAAGCTGCCATGACCATCGAAGCTCACAAGCCTTACTTGATTTGTATGCCGAACAATAATAAGTACCCGAACAGCAGCAATATCTCAGGGAATGTTAACTTCATTGGTGAGGATGAAACCAACGGTGTACTTATCAGTGAAACCGAGGGAAAACTGCAAACAGCAAAAGGGAAAGACTATAACCTTGTTCCGACTTACCAAACTGTACAACAAAACGAATCGGTCTATCAGCTTAATATTGGTAATTGGTATGATGAATACAAACCCGGAAGTGTTTTCGTGAAAAATGGAGGAAGCATTCAGCCTTTTTATGCTTATGCCACTCCTGCATCGAACCAAGCTGCTCAAGCTCCTTTCTTCAGCATCAGTTTCGGTGACGGAGGAATTACCGGACTTGAAGAGGAACTGCTAATGGCTCCCGACAAAGCAGTCAAAGCAACTTCTAACAACGGCATACTTTCGATCGAAAGCAACAAAAGCCGTATAATCAACTTGTATGATGCAGCCGGCCGCACAATCCGTACCCTTGAGTTACAAGAAGGAACCAATACCGTGACCGATCTGGAAGACGGCATTTATTTCCTCGAAGGACAAAAGGTGCTGATTAATCATTAA
- a CDS encoding IS5-like element IS1169 family transposase, whose product MNKLSRYRKLRYNQLFESENRELRLNEMGNPLEVLSQYVDFEIFRPTLESALFTGERKSNAGRPPIDCVLMFKVLFLQRYYGLSDHQIEYQIVDRTSFRKFLGIECVDDVPDEKTVWKYRELLTNTGVYDKLFSEFHSFMESKGLQFNEGRIIDASFVIAPRQRNTRDENEQIKQGAGDKLWNDNPHKKCHKDVDARWTKKRDETFYGYKQHTKVEKRNKIILSYDTTSAEVHDSKGFEGLLDEKDEGKDLYLDAGYVGQEEIVKQHKMNPIICEKGYRNRPLTKEQKSDNRKKSKTRCLVEHVFGFEEQTMRGLVVRTVGLIRAKANVAFTSLVYNISRYTQIIRLKPELLG is encoded by the coding sequence ATGAACAAGTTATCCCGATACCGTAAGCTTCGTTATAATCAACTATTTGAGTCAGAGAATCGTGAATTGCGTTTGAATGAAATGGGCAATCCTCTTGAAGTGTTGTCTCAGTATGTTGATTTTGAGATCTTTCGTCCTACTCTTGAATCAGCCCTTTTTACCGGAGAGCGCAAAAGTAATGCCGGTCGTCCGCCGATAGACTGTGTGCTGATGTTCAAGGTCTTGTTTCTTCAGCGTTATTATGGTTTGAGTGACCATCAGATAGAGTATCAGATAGTTGACCGTACGAGTTTCCGCAAGTTTCTTGGTATTGAATGTGTTGACGATGTTCCTGACGAGAAGACGGTGTGGAAGTATCGCGAACTCCTGACAAATACAGGCGTTTATGACAAGCTTTTTTCGGAATTTCATAGTTTCATGGAAAGTAAGGGTCTGCAATTCAATGAGGGTCGCATCATTGATGCCAGTTTTGTTATTGCCCCTCGCCAACGTAACACCCGTGATGAAAATGAGCAGATAAAACAGGGAGCGGGTGATAAGTTGTGGAATGACAATCCCCACAAGAAGTGCCACAAGGATGTAGATGCCCGCTGGACAAAGAAGCGTGATGAGACTTTTTACGGCTACAAGCAGCATACTAAAGTTGAGAAACGCAATAAGATCATACTTTCTTATGATACCACGTCGGCAGAAGTGCATGATTCCAAAGGCTTTGAAGGACTGCTGGATGAAAAAGACGAAGGCAAGGACTTGTATTTGGACGCCGGTTATGTCGGACAAGAGGAGATTGTAAAACAGCATAAGATGAATCCGATAATTTGCGAAAAGGGCTACCGTAACCGTCCGCTTACCAAGGAGCAGAAATCAGACAATAGGAAAAAATCCAAGACACGTTGCCTTGTCGAGCATGTATTCGGGTTTGAGGAACAAACCATGCGTGGACTTGTGGTGCGTACAGTAGGGCTTATTCGTGCTAAAGCCAATGTAGCATTCACCAGTCTTGTGTATAACATCAGTCGTTACACGCAAATAATCAGGCTGAAACCTGAGTTGTTGGGGTGA
- a CDS encoding extended-spectrum class A beta-lactamase CfxA4, protein MEKNRKKQIVVLSIALVCIFILVFSLFHKSATKDSANPPLTNVLTDSISQIVSACPGEIGVAVIVNNRDTVKVNNKSVYPMMSVFKVHQALALCNDFDNKGISLDTLVNINRDKLDPKTWSPMLKDYSGPVISLTVRDLLRYTLTQSDNNASNLMFKDMVNVAQTDSFIATLIPRSSFQIAYTEEEMSADHNKAYSNYTSPLGAAMLMNRLFTEGLIDDEKQSFIKNTLKECKTGVDRIAAPLLDKEGVVIAHKTGSGNVNENGVLAAHNDVAYICLPNNISYTLAVFVKDFKGNESQASQYVAHISAVVYSLLMQTSVKS, encoded by the coding sequence ATGGAAAAAAACAGAAAAAAACAAATCGTAGTTTTGAGTATAGCTTTAGTTTGCATTTTCATCTTGGTATTTTCATTGTTCCATAAATCAGCGACAAAAGATAGCGCAAATCCTCCTTTAACAAATGTTTTGACTGATAGCATTTCTCAAATTGTCTCAGCTTGTCCTGGCGAAATTGGTGTGGCGGTTATTGTTAATAACAGAGATACGGTTAAGGTCAATAATAAGAGTGTTTATCCTATGATGAGTGTGTTTAAGGTTCATCAGGCATTAGCTCTTTGTAATGACTTTGACAATAAAGGAATTTCACTTGATACCTTAGTAAATATAAATAGGGATAAACTTGACCCAAAGACTTGGAGTCCTATGCTGAAAGATTATTCAGGGCCAGTCATATCATTGACAGTGAGAGATTTGCTGCGTTATACTCTTACTCAGAGTGACAACAATGCAAGCAACCTTATGTTTAAGGATATGGTTAATGTCGCTCAAACAGATAGTTTTATAGCCACACTCATTCCTCGTTCAAGTTTTCAGATAGCTTATACGGAAGAGGAAATGTCGGCTGACCATAACAAGGCTTACTCTAACTATACATCTCCTCTTGGTGCTGCAATGTTGATGAATCGTTTGTTTACTGAAGGTCTTATCGATGATGAGAAACAAAGTTTCATTAAGAATACGTTAAAAGAATGCAAAACAGGTGTAGATAGGATAGCAGCTCCACTTCTTGATAAAGAAGGGGTTGTTATAGCGCATAAGACAGGTTCAGGTAATGTTAATGAAAATGGTGTTCTTGCAGCTCACAATGATGTTGCCTATATATGTCTGCCTAATAATATCAGTTATACCTTAGCGGTATTTGTTAAGGATTTCAAGGGAAATGAATCACAAGCGTCACAATATGTTGCGCATATATCAGCTGTAGTATATTCTTTATTAATGCAAACTTCAGTAAAATCTTAA
- a CDS encoding DUF6371 domain-containing protein: protein MGNYSLQKYKGTATRHTCPKCGDRHSFVYYVDENNVPLHPSVGRCNHESGCGYHYTPKEYFQEHPEHRTTNDFSFDRQRAEQKKVKQQSKPTAIGYIPPHYVEKSQSERSNFFRFLFTLLTSYYGDKAKEVLKRLLEEYRLGATRDGSVIFWQIDRTGKVRTGKVMQYNPEDGHRIKGGQTSAVNWIHSILKKQRVLAEDWQLSQCLFGEHLLKTHPDKVVVLVESEKSAVIGSAIFPDYVWLATGGKSQMREEKLRVLSGRTVLLFPDADAYAEWKQRAESMYFCKVVVSDIIERNATPKQKEAHIDIADWIIFQIREGKVMSTANHLVEAERILQRMIEKNPVLQKLIDDLDLVLVGASPIGNDDEKPP from the coding sequence ATGGGCAATTATTCATTACAGAAGTATAAAGGAACGGCAACACGGCATACCTGCCCCAAATGCGGAGACAGGCATTCTTTCGTCTATTACGTGGACGAAAATAATGTGCCGTTGCATCCATCGGTCGGCAGATGTAACCACGAAAGCGGTTGTGGGTATCACTACACTCCGAAAGAGTATTTTCAAGAGCATCCTGAACACAGAACTACCAATGATTTCTCTTTTGACAGGCAAAGAGCAGAGCAGAAGAAAGTGAAGCAGCAAAGTAAGCCGACAGCCATCGGCTATATTCCCCCTCACTATGTGGAGAAGTCGCAAAGCGAGCGTAGCAATTTCTTCCGTTTCCTCTTCACACTCCTTACTTCCTACTATGGCGACAAGGCGAAAGAGGTGTTGAAGCGGTTGTTGGAGGAATACCGTTTGGGGGCTACCCGTGACGGCTCTGTTATCTTTTGGCAGATAGACAGGACGGGCAAGGTACGCACGGGAAAGGTGATGCAGTACAATCCCGAAGACGGACACCGTATCAAGGGAGGACAGACATCGGCAGTGAACTGGATACACAGCATATTGAAAAAGCAGCGTGTGTTGGCAGAGGATTGGCAACTATCCCAATGCCTTTTCGGGGAACACTTGTTGAAAACGCATCCCGACAAGGTGGTGGTCTTGGTGGAATCCGAGAAGAGTGCCGTTATCGGTTCTGCTATCTTCCCCGATTATGTATGGCTGGCTACGGGTGGTAAGAGTCAGATGAGAGAAGAGAAACTCCGTGTACTGTCAGGGCGAACCGTGCTTCTCTTTCCCGATGCCGATGCTTATGCCGAGTGGAAACAGCGAGCCGAGAGCATGTACTTTTGTAAGGTGGTGGTTTCGGACATCATCGAAAGGAATGCCACCCCGAAACAAAAAGAAGCCCATATCGACATAGCCGATTGGATTATCTTTCAGATACGGGAGGGCAAGGTGATGAGTACAGCCAACCACTTGGTCGAGGCTGAGAGAATCCTCCAGCGGATGATAGAGAAGAATCCCGTCCTGCAAAAACTGATAGACGATTTAGACCTTGTGCTGGTCGGTGCATCTCCAATCGGCAACGATGATGAAAAACCTCCCTGA
- a CDS encoding AAA family ATPase → MEEDKNYINLIRGDLTKASQAHNGMPDSVGMMNIKTANQTILEASLLPTPCALWDSFWYEGELSCLFADSNVGKSILAVQIADRIARTDNVLYLDFELSEKQFQLRYTNEHGELYTFPDKLYRVSIDCNQLLDANFEEAIIGGIEQMAVQTDCKIFIIDNLTYLCCAMEKGDAAGRLMIQLNNLKKRYALSILVLAHTPKRSLDCPITSNDLAGSKRLYNFFDSVFTIGKSAQDGGLRYVKQLKVRYGTFSHDADNVIVYEIDKVDAFLQFVFRGYSTEKEHLKKLGDNESSQRDCQILQLSQSGKSVREIASQVNCGKSTVNRIIQRSKESKNAGVPSVPLSQPLECGTMGQDGTADNQPSKTD, encoded by the coding sequence ATGGAAGAGGATAAGAACTATATCAACCTGATACGTGGCGACCTCACAAAAGCATCCCAAGCGCATAACGGTATGCCCGACAGTGTAGGCATGATGAATATCAAGACGGCAAACCAAACCATTCTTGAAGCATCGTTATTGCCTACGCCCTGTGCGCTGTGGGACAGCTTTTGGTACGAGGGGGAACTCTCCTGCTTGTTTGCCGATTCCAACGTGGGCAAGTCCATCCTTGCCGTGCAGATAGCCGACCGCATCGCCCGAACCGACAATGTGCTGTATCTGGACTTTGAACTGTCCGAAAAGCAGTTCCAGCTCCGCTATACCAACGAGCATGGAGAGCTCTACACCTTTCCCGACAAACTCTATCGGGTGTCTATTGACTGCAACCAGCTTTTGGATGCCAACTTTGAGGAAGCTATCATAGGCGGCATTGAACAGATGGCTGTGCAGACCGACTGCAAGATTTTCATCATTGACAATCTTACCTACCTGTGTTGCGCCATGGAGAAAGGCGATGCCGCAGGACGGCTGATGATTCAGCTGAACAATCTCAAAAAGAGATATGCGCTCTCTATCCTTGTCCTAGCACATACGCCCAAACGCTCTTTGGATTGTCCCATCACATCCAACGACCTTGCCGGAAGCAAACGGCTCTACAATTTCTTTGACAGCGTGTTCACCATTGGAAAAAGTGCCCAAGACGGAGGGCTTCGCTATGTGAAGCAGCTTAAAGTGCGCTATGGCACGTTCTCTCATGATGCGGATAATGTAATCGTTTACGAGATTGACAAGGTGGATGCTTTCTTGCAGTTCGTGTTCAGGGGCTATTCCACGGAAAAGGAACACTTGAAAAAATTGGGCGACAATGAATCAAGCCAAAGGGATTGCCAAATTCTGCAACTCTCCCAATCGGGCAAGTCCGTCAGGGAGATAGCCTCACAGGTGAATTGTGGCAAGTCCACCGTAAACCGTATCATCCAGCGCAGCAAAGAGAGTAAAAACGCAGGTGTCCCAAGTGTCCCACTGTCCCAACCCTTAGAGTGTGGGACAATGGGACAGGATGGGACAGCCGACAATCAACCATCAAAAACGGACTAA
- a CDS encoding helix-turn-helix domain-containing protein yields the protein MEKSILTFNDLPEVVAQLRDEVMSLKSLLAEQCSVNNAKTVDTHVPMSVDEAAEYLGIPKGTLYMKLSEGTIPATKPGKRYCLYRDELDKWLETARKNPIPLSDEELNKSLSSSHRRKPNPRNW from the coding sequence ATGGAAAAATCAATTCTTACCTTCAACGACCTCCCCGAGGTTGTCGCTCAGCTTCGAGACGAAGTGATGAGCCTGAAAAGCCTGCTCGCCGAGCAGTGCAGTGTGAACAATGCCAAAACGGTGGACACCCACGTGCCCATGTCTGTGGACGAGGCAGCAGAGTATTTAGGTATCCCTAAGGGTACGCTCTACATGAAACTGTCAGAAGGGACAATCCCTGCCACCAAGCCCGGCAAACGCTATTGCCTTTACCGTGACGAACTGGACAAGTGGCTGGAAACCGCCCGAAAGAATCCCATACCGTTGTCAGACGAGGAACTGAACAAGTCCTTATCCTCTTCCCACCGTCGCAAGCCCAACCCACGTAACTGGTGA
- the tnpC gene encoding transposon Tn4555 protein TnpC: MESSIKDKYIILGFVGFAIVLISSIATLVIADSFNQDNFVRWIVFVCCNLLGWLLYLSFQTLIFDTYEIYKIKFGKKETIAEAIEVQEELSQNTLEEATSVPGPTSVPEPVPESSPTKEETLIQTQPIELTIAPDLHEKNRANYASREQREKEERIRMVMEYCHYYLPRIADQETVNHICTEVDKWMNLNTYTPKPIQRPFTKDINNIPLRHFVWNISERFLYKRYYNGDNRAKFIKALFPKSFADTDLSTIKNFKVEPLKTEIPIDEPENGKLDFHYPEDYVRN; encoded by the coding sequence ATGGAATCATCAATCAAGGACAAATACATCATCTTGGGCTTTGTCGGCTTCGCCATCGTCCTAATATCTTCCATTGCCACGCTGGTAATAGCGGACAGCTTCAACCAAGACAACTTTGTCAGGTGGATAGTATTCGTATGCTGTAACCTGTTGGGATGGTTGCTCTATCTCTCCTTTCAGACACTTATCTTTGATACATACGAAATCTACAAAATCAAGTTCGGCAAGAAAGAAACGATTGCCGAAGCCATAGAGGTGCAGGAAGAACTGTCACAAAATACACTTGAAGAAGCCACATCTGTGCCTGGACCTACATCAGTCCCTGAGCCTGTACCCGAATCATCCCCGACAAAAGAAGAGACACTTATCCAAACACAACCGATAGAGCTTACTATCGCCCCGGATCTTCACGAAAAGAACCGTGCCAATTACGCAAGCAGAGAGCAACGGGAAAAGGAAGAGCGCATCCGCATGGTCATGGAGTATTGCCATTATTACCTGCCTCGCATTGCCGACCAAGAAACCGTGAACCACATCTGTACTGAGGTGGACAAATGGATGAATCTTAACACTTATACCCCGAAGCCCATACAAAGACCGTTTACCAAAGACATCAACAACATTCCACTCCGTCACTTCGTATGGAATATCTCTGAGCGTTTCCTGTACAAGAGATACTACAATGGGGATAACCGTGCCAAGTTCATCAAAGCCCTTTTCCCGAAATCGTTTGCTGATACAGACTTATCAACCATCAAGAATTTCAAGGTAGAGCCGTTAAAGACGGAAATTCCCATTGATGAACCCGAAAACGGCAAACTTGATTTCCACTATCCCGAGGATTATGTGCGGAATTAG